One Streptomyces sp. NBC_01237 genomic region harbors:
- a CDS encoding SRPBCC family protein, with product MSGHTENDITIAAPLDLVWDVTNNLEEWPRLFSEYAAVEVIERKGEKTTFRLTMHPDDNGKVWSWVSERTTDRAARTVVARRVEPGPFQHMDIRWEYSEVPGGTKMHWKQDFAMRPDAPVDDEWMTDNINRNSRVQMELIRDKIEQRDRERRAASVTAS from the coding sequence GTGTCCGGACACACCGAGAACGACATCACCATCGCCGCCCCCCTGGACCTTGTCTGGGACGTGACGAACAACCTGGAGGAATGGCCGCGGCTGTTCAGCGAGTACGCGGCGGTCGAGGTGATCGAGCGGAAGGGCGAGAAGACGACCTTCCGGCTGACCATGCACCCCGACGACAACGGGAAGGTCTGGAGCTGGGTCTCCGAGCGGACCACCGACCGGGCCGCGCGCACCGTCGTGGCCCGCCGGGTCGAGCCGGGCCCGTTCCAGCACATGGACATCCGGTGGGAGTACTCCGAGGTCCCCGGCGGCACGAAGATGCACTGGAAGCAGGACTTCGCGATGCGGCCCGACGCGCCGGTCGACGACGAGTGGATGACCGACAACATCAACCGCAACTCCCGCGTCCAGATGGAACTCATCCGGGACAAGATCGAGCAGCGTGACCGGGAGCGGCGTGCCGCCTCGGTCACGGCGAGCTGA
- a CDS encoding ketosynthase chain-length factor, translating to MNTSQARRPVVTGIGVVAPNGTGAGAFWKTTQEGVSVLDRVSREGCEHLPLRVAGEVRDFDPVALVEERYLVQTDRFTHYAMVAADLALDDARLGRADYEDAPYGVGVVTAAGSGGGEFGQRELQRLWGQGSRYVGPYQSIAWFYAASTGQISIRGGFKGPCAVVASDEAGGLDALMHAARSIHRGTDAVVVGAAEAPLAPYSVVCQLGYEDLSTCEDPARAYRPFTADACGFVPAEGGAMLVVEDETVALARGARVRAELAGHAATFTGASRWEQSRDGLARAIGGALAEAGCAPEEIDVVFADALGVPAADRAEALAIADALGAHGRRVPVTAPKTGIGRAYCGAPVLDTAAAVLAMEHGLIPPTPNVFDVCHDLDVVTGRARPAELRTALVLSRGLMGSNAALVLRHLDGPLA from the coding sequence ATGAACACCTCACAGGCACGGCGGCCGGTCGTCACCGGCATCGGCGTCGTGGCCCCCAACGGAACAGGCGCCGGAGCCTTCTGGAAGACGACGCAGGAAGGCGTCAGCGTGCTGGACCGGGTGTCGCGCGAGGGATGCGAGCACCTGCCGCTGCGGGTCGCGGGCGAGGTCCGGGACTTCGATCCGGTGGCCCTCGTCGAAGAGCGGTACCTGGTGCAGACCGACCGGTTCACGCACTACGCGATGGTCGCGGCCGACCTCGCCCTGGACGACGCCCGGCTCGGCCGGGCCGACTACGAGGACGCGCCGTACGGCGTGGGCGTGGTGACCGCGGCCGGCTCCGGCGGAGGGGAGTTCGGACAGCGCGAGCTGCAACGGCTGTGGGGCCAGGGCTCCCGCTATGTCGGCCCCTACCAGTCGATCGCCTGGTTCTACGCCGCCAGCACGGGGCAGATCTCGATCCGCGGCGGTTTCAAGGGGCCGTGCGCGGTCGTCGCCAGCGACGAGGCCGGTGGTCTGGACGCGCTCATGCACGCGGCCCGGTCCATCCACCGCGGCACGGACGCCGTCGTCGTCGGTGCGGCCGAGGCACCCCTGGCCCCGTACTCGGTCGTCTGCCAGCTCGGCTACGAGGACCTCAGCACCTGCGAGGACCCGGCGCGCGCCTACCGTCCGTTCACCGCGGACGCCTGCGGGTTCGTGCCAGCCGAGGGCGGAGCCATGCTCGTGGTCGAGGACGAGACGGTGGCCCTCGCCCGCGGAGCCCGGGTCCGGGCCGAACTGGCCGGTCACGCCGCGACGTTCACCGGCGCGTCCCGCTGGGAGCAGTCCCGGGACGGCCTGGCGCGGGCGATCGGCGGCGCGCTGGCGGAGGCCGGCTGCGCACCCGAGGAGATCGACGTCGTCTTCGCCGACGCGCTCGGCGTACCGGCGGCCGACCGCGCCGAGGCCCTGGCCATCGCCGATGCCCTGGGCGCGCACGGACGACGCGTACCGGTGACGGCGCCCAAGACCGGCATCGGGCGCGCCTACTGCGGTGCGCCCGTGCTGGACACGGCCGCCGCGGTGCTGGCCATGGAGCACGGCCTGATCCCGCCCACCCCCAACGTCTTCGATGTGTGCCACGACCTCGATGTGGTCACCGGCCGCGCCCGTCCCGCGGAACTGCGGACGGCGCTGGTGCTGAGCCGGGGGCTCATGGGGTCGAACGCGGCGCTGGTGCTGCGACACCTCGACGGTCCCCTCGCATGA
- a CDS encoding TcmI family type II polyketide cyclase yields MHHALIVARMAPESAPDIAELFSASDNTELPHLVGVNRRTLFQFGDVYMHLIESDRPPGPEIAKVTQHPEFKDLSDRLTAFVSPYHPQTWRGPKDAMAQEFYRWQRDGAV; encoded by the coding sequence ATGCACCACGCACTGATCGTCGCCCGTATGGCGCCGGAGTCGGCGCCGGACATCGCGGAACTGTTCTCCGCCTCCGACAACACCGAACTGCCGCACCTCGTCGGGGTCAACCGGCGCACGCTGTTCCAGTTCGGCGATGTGTATATGCACCTGATCGAATCCGACCGGCCGCCGGGCCCGGAGATCGCCAAGGTGACGCAGCACCCGGAGTTCAAGGACCTCAGCGACCGGCTGACCGCCTTCGTGAGTCCCTACCACCCGCAGACCTGGCGCGGTCCGAAGGACGCGATGGCCCAGGAGTTCTACCGGTGGCAGCGCGACGGCGCCGTCTGA
- a CDS encoding acyl carrier protein, with product MTTRLTYEELAVLMKNGAGLTVDPQEMESRPAAVFDEFGLDSLGLLGIVAALENRYGVPLPVDADRCTSPREFLDLVNSSLVTGA from the coding sequence ATGACCACTCGACTGACCTACGAGGAACTCGCCGTGCTGATGAAGAACGGCGCGGGACTCACCGTCGACCCCCAGGAGATGGAGAGCCGGCCGGCCGCCGTCTTCGACGAGTTCGGTCTCGACTCGCTCGGTCTCCTGGGCATCGTCGCCGCGCTGGAGAACCGGTACGGCGTACCGCTGCCGGTCGACGCCGACCGGTGCACCTCGCCCCGGGAGTTCCTCGACCTCGTCAACAGCAGCCTCGTGACAGGAGCCTGA